Proteins from one Dama dama isolate Ldn47 chromosome 12, ASM3311817v1, whole genome shotgun sequence genomic window:
- the LOC133066758 gene encoding dnaJ homolog subfamily A member 1, translating into MVKETTYYDVLGVKPNATQEELKKAYRKLALKYHPDKNPNEGEKFKQISQAYEVLSDAKKRELYDKGGEQAIKEGGAGGGFGSPMDIFDMFFGGGGRMQRERRGKNVVHQLTVTLEDLYNGATRKLALQKNVICDKCEGRGGKKGAVECCPNCRGTGMQIRIHQIGPGMVQQIQSVCMECQGHGERISPKDRCKSCNGRKIVREKKILEVHIDKGMKDGQKITFHGEGDQEPGLEPGDIIIVLDQKDHAVFTRRGEDLFMCMDIQLVEALCGFQKPISTLDNRTIVITSHPGQIVKHGDIKCVLNEGMPIYRRPYEKGRLIIEFKVNFPENGFLSPDKLSLLEKLLPERKEVEETDEMDQVELVDFDPNQERRRHYNGEAYEDDEHHPRGGVQCQTS; encoded by the coding sequence ATGGTGAAAGAAACCACTTACTATGATGTTTTGGGGGTCAAACCCAATGCCACCCAAGAAGAATTGAAAAAGGCTTACAGGAAACTGGCCTTGAAGTACCACCCTGATAAGAACCCAAATGAAGGCGAGAAGTTTAAACAGATTTCTCAAGCTTATGAAGTGCTTTCTGATGCAAAGAAAAGGGAATTATATGACAAAGGAGGAGAACAGGCAATTAAAGAAGGTGGAGCAGGTGGTGGTTTTGGCTCCCCCATGGACATCTTTGATATGTTTTTcggaggaggaggcaggatgcagagagagaggagaggtaaAAACGTTGTGCATCAACTTACAGTAACTTTAGAAGATTTATATAATGGTGCAACAAGAAAACTAGCTCTGCAAAAGAATGTGATTTGTGACAAATGTGAAGGCCGAGGTGGTAAGAAAGGAGCGGTAGAATGCTGTCCCAATTGCCGAGGTACTGGAATGCAAATAAGAATTCATCAGATAGGACCTGGAATGGTTCAGCAAATTCAGTCTGTCTGCATGGAGTGCCAGGGCCATGGGGAGCGGATCAGCCCTAAAGATAGATGTAAAAGCTGCAACGGAAGGAAGATAGTTcgagaaaagaaaattctagaaGTTCATATTGACAAAGGCATGAAAGATGGCCAGAAGATAACATTCCATGGTGAAGGAGACCAAGAACCAGGCCTGGAGCCAGGAGATATTATCATTGTTTTAGATCAGAAGGACCATGCTGTTTTTACTCGACGAGGAgaagatcttttcatgtgtatggACATACAGCTGGTTGAGGCGTTGTGTGGCTTCCAGAAGCCAATATCTACTCTTGACAACCGAACCATAGTCATCACTTCTCATCCAGGTCAGATCGTCAAGCATGGAGATATCAAGTGTGTGCTAAATGAAGGCATGCCAATTTATCGTAGGCCATATGAAAAGGGTCGCCTAATCATTGAATTTAAGGTAAACTTTCCTGAGAATggctttctctctcctgataaaCTCTCTTTGCTGGAAAAACTTCTGCCTGAGAGGAAGGAAGTAGAAGAGACTGATGAAATGGACCAGGTAGAATTAGTGGACTTtgatccaaatcaggaaagacgGCGCCATTACAATGGAGAAGCATATGAGGATGATGAACATCATCCCCGGGGTGGTGTTCAGTGTCAGACCTCTTAG